A window from Chitinophaga filiformis encodes these proteins:
- a CDS encoding endonuclease/exonuclease/phosphatase family protein, which translates to MRRIFTAIICICAFSITYAQQYPYYSDIQAFRQQDAINPPRGNEILFIGSSSFTYWQDVNNWFPGHHIINRGFGGSNLLDIIHYADDIIFAYHPAQIVIYCGENDLASDTVKAPLLLNRFQALFTLIRHKLPNIPITYISIKPSPSRIRLLPEIQKSNKAIQKFLAKQPNTFFVDVYSKMLRADGTVNATIFRDDQLHMTPAGYRIWQKAIAPQLVEQSISTLKVATFNLRLNTAYDSANAWPYRKEMVKDLIRYHGFDVFGVQEALIDQMNDLEAMGTFAHVGVGRNDGKEGGEFSAIFYSKEKYDVIKSGNFWLSPTPETPSKGWDAAYIRICTWARLVEKTTGKEFCVFNTHFDNEGIQARENAARMILEKIHLLSDQQTPVIITGDFNSSPATSAYGIIVKQFRDAKLVSKTPPYGPDSTFQDFKYHNWTKVVKEGRIDFIFVNNNVEVLNYAVLTDCRDLRFPSDHFPVICTIRF; encoded by the coding sequence ATGAGAAGGATTTTTACCGCAATTATTTGCATCTGCGCATTCAGCATCACCTATGCCCAACAATATCCGTATTACAGCGACATACAGGCGTTCAGGCAACAAGACGCTATTAATCCTCCGCGAGGCAACGAAATACTTTTCATTGGAAGTTCCTCCTTTACGTACTGGCAGGACGTGAACAACTGGTTTCCAGGGCACCACATCATAAACCGCGGCTTCGGCGGATCCAACCTGCTGGACATCATACATTACGCTGACGATATCATCTTTGCCTATCATCCGGCGCAAATCGTTATCTATTGCGGAGAGAATGACCTGGCGTCGGATACTGTTAAAGCCCCCTTACTGCTAAACCGCTTCCAGGCACTATTTACATTGATCCGGCATAAATTACCCAATATTCCGATCACCTATATCTCTATTAAGCCAAGTCCGAGCCGGATAAGATTGCTGCCCGAAATACAGAAAAGCAATAAAGCTATCCAAAAGTTCCTGGCCAAACAGCCCAATACTTTCTTCGTCGATGTGTACAGCAAAATGCTGCGCGCCGACGGAACTGTCAATGCAACGATCTTCAGGGACGATCAGCTACATATGACACCTGCAGGTTACCGCATCTGGCAGAAGGCCATCGCCCCACAGCTGGTTGAACAATCCATTAGCACCCTGAAAGTGGCTACCTTTAACCTGCGTCTTAATACTGCTTACGACAGTGCAAATGCATGGCCCTACCGTAAAGAAATGGTGAAAGACCTGATCAGGTATCATGGATTCGATGTATTCGGAGTACAGGAAGCCCTCATCGATCAGATGAATGACCTGGAAGCAATGGGCACTTTCGCCCATGTAGGTGTTGGAAGGAACGACGGAAAAGAAGGCGGCGAGTTTTCCGCGATCTTTTACAGTAAAGAAAAATATGATGTAATTAAATCGGGCAACTTCTGGCTGTCGCCTACCCCCGAAACGCCCTCCAAAGGCTGGGATGCTGCGTATATCCGTATCTGTACCTGGGCTCGCCTTGTTGAAAAAACTACGGGAAAGGAGTTCTGTGTCTTCAATACCCATTTCGACAATGAAGGGATACAGGCCAGGGAAAATGCCGCCCGGATGATCCTTGAAAAGATACACCTGTTGTCTGACCAGCAAACGCCGGTGATCATCACAGGCGACTTCAACTCCAGCCCCGCTACGAGCGCTTATGGTATTATTGTAAAACAGTTCCGGGATGCGAAACTGGTATCAAAAACGCCACCTTATGGCCCCGACAGCACCTTCCAGGACTTCAAATACCACAACTGGACCAAAGTGGTAAAAGAAGGACGGATTGACTTTATTTTCGTAAATAATAATGTAGAAGTACTCAACTACGCGGTATTAACGGATTGCAGGGATCTTCGCTTCCCTTCGGACCACTTCCCTGTAATTTGTACTATCCGCTTTTAA
- a CDS encoding ribonucleoside triphosphate reductase → MNYVIKRHGAFEPFMPFKIKDAIEKGYASVNKKSDDTVYEKVIARLRSKDVWSVEEIQDLIEKELFANSAFEVMRSFMLYRHTRKLQREHVPGIAEHTTMVDSTQTIEEYISQTDWRINANANTSYSNAGMVNNVAGKVIANYWLDKVYSREEGYAHRNGDIHIHDIDCLTGYCAGWSLRALLNEGFNGVRGRVESRPPNHFREALGQMANFLGILQSEWAGAQAFSSFDTYLAPYVFKDDLSYEDILKAVRSFVYNLNVPARWGQSPFTNITIDWTVPEDLKLQFPTRKDIHLFNGITDPVIVQKAKDRGVNELSELTYIHFQQEMNMINKAYYTVMTAGDANGQPFTFPIPTVNITEDFDWYGENTDLLFENTARIGSSYFQNFIGSQYIYDDNGNRIENPNAYKPNAVRSMCCRLQLDLRELLKRGNGLFGSAEMTGSIGVVTINMARLGFLHKGDKPALYAKLDNLLDLAKSTLEKKRVFIQEMYDRGLFPYTKRYLPHFRNHFSTIGVNGINEMIRNFTHDQEDIISDAGRNMAAEVLDHIRKKITQYQADTGNLYNLEATPAEGTTYRFAKEDKKRFPDIIQAGMDANIYYTNSSQIPVDYTDDPFEALLLQDELQCKYTGGTVLHLYMREKLSTPEACRNLVKKVLSSFRLPYITITPVFSICPEHGYLSGEHEHCPTCDDKCLVYTRVMGYHRPVESFNIGKKGEHRQRVHFVETVDHG, encoded by the coding sequence ATGAACTACGTTATCAAAAGACATGGTGCGTTCGAACCCTTCATGCCATTTAAAATAAAGGACGCGATAGAAAAAGGGTATGCAAGTGTAAATAAAAAGTCAGATGATACAGTATATGAGAAAGTGATTGCAAGATTGCGGAGTAAGGATGTGTGGTCGGTGGAAGAAATTCAGGATCTTATCGAGAAGGAACTCTTTGCGAACAGCGCGTTTGAGGTCATGCGGTCCTTTATGTTATACAGACACACCCGCAAATTACAGCGGGAGCATGTACCTGGTATAGCTGAGCATACAACCATGGTAGATAGTACCCAGACAATAGAAGAGTATATATCACAAACAGACTGGCGGATCAATGCCAATGCGAATACTTCTTATTCCAATGCTGGCATGGTAAATAATGTGGCGGGTAAGGTCATTGCCAATTACTGGCTGGATAAGGTGTATTCGAGGGAAGAAGGATATGCACATCGTAACGGAGATATTCATATTCATGATATAGACTGTCTGACAGGATACTGTGCGGGATGGAGCCTTAGGGCATTGTTAAACGAAGGGTTCAATGGTGTGAGGGGACGTGTGGAAAGCCGGCCGCCGAATCATTTCCGGGAGGCATTGGGACAGATGGCCAATTTCCTTGGCATCTTGCAAAGCGAATGGGCGGGTGCACAGGCATTCAGTTCCTTTGATACTTATCTGGCTCCCTACGTTTTCAAAGATGACCTCAGCTATGAGGATATCCTGAAGGCGGTGAGAAGCTTTGTGTACAACCTGAATGTACCGGCCCGCTGGGGACAATCGCCATTCACGAATATTACCATCGACTGGACTGTACCAGAGGATCTGAAGTTACAGTTTCCCACCAGGAAAGATATTCATCTCTTTAATGGTATTACTGATCCGGTGATAGTGCAGAAAGCGAAGGACAGAGGCGTTAATGAACTTTCTGAACTAACCTATATTCATTTTCAACAGGAAATGAATATGATCAATAAAGCCTACTATACGGTGATGACAGCAGGTGATGCCAATGGTCAGCCGTTTACGTTTCCGATTCCAACGGTGAATATTACGGAAGATTTTGACTGGTATGGCGAAAACACAGACCTCTTGTTTGAGAACACTGCCCGTATCGGCTCTTCCTATTTTCAAAACTTTATCGGTAGTCAATATATCTATGATGATAATGGCAATCGCATAGAGAACCCCAATGCCTATAAACCCAATGCGGTAAGAAGCATGTGTTGTCGCCTGCAACTGGACCTGCGTGAGCTGCTGAAACGCGGAAACGGGCTGTTTGGCAGCGCTGAAATGACGGGTAGTATAGGTGTGGTGACAATCAATATGGCACGCTTAGGCTTCCTGCATAAAGGTGACAAGCCCGCTTTGTATGCTAAATTAGATAATCTGCTGGACCTTGCTAAATCTACCCTGGAGAAGAAGAGAGTATTCATCCAGGAGATGTACGACAGGGGATTGTTTCCATACACGAAACGTTATCTGCCACATTTTCGCAACCATTTTTCTACCATCGGCGTGAATGGCATTAATGAGATGATCAGGAACTTTACTCATGATCAGGAAGATATCATTTCCGATGCGGGTCGTAATATGGCTGCTGAGGTGCTGGATCATATCCGTAAGAAGATCACGCAATACCAGGCAGATACCGGTAATCTATACAACCTCGAGGCTACTCCTGCTGAAGGCACTACCTATCGTTTTGCGAAAGAGGATAAAAAGCGCTTCCCGGATATCATACAGGCAGGTATGGATGCTAATATCTACTATACCAACAGCTCGCAGATCCCGGTGGACTATACCGACGATCCTTTCGAAGCCTTGCTGCTACAGGATGAACTGCAGTGCAAATATACCGGTGGTACGGTTTTGCATCTTTACATGCGGGAAAAGTTAAGTACGCCCGAAGCGTGTCGCAACCTGGTAAAGAAAGTGCTTTCCAGCTTCAGGCTGCCTTATATTACCATCACGCCTGTCTTTAGTATTTGCCCTGAGCATGGGTACCTTTCCGGCGAACATGAACATTGCCCTACATGTGATGATAAATGCCTTGTTTATACGCGTGTAATGGGCTATCACCGGCCTGTTGAAAGTTTCAATATTGGTAAAAAGGGCGAGCATAGGCAACGTGTTCATTTTGTAGAAACGGTTGACCATGGCTAA
- a CDS encoding anaerobic ribonucleoside-triphosphate reductase activating protein: MAKPIYNITPFTLLDYPDKTACILWFAGCNMRCLYCYNPDIVEGKGRYSYEDAITFIRKRKYLLDGVVLSGGECTLHKQLPAFCRQLKDEGMLIKIDTNGTNPDLILDLQTDGLVDYIALDYKAPAAKHASITQSSLYARFESFLKILLKSNIPFEIRTTVHTDLLNEEDLQEMIAFLEKEGFAGKLFIQHFVNDSRTIGQLRNIAGKIDPGKFASGGIEMVFRN; encoded by the coding sequence ATGGCTAAGCCTATCTATAACATCACCCCCTTTACATTACTGGATTACCCTGATAAGACAGCCTGCATACTTTGGTTTGCAGGCTGTAATATGAGATGCCTGTATTGCTATAATCCGGACATCGTGGAAGGAAAGGGTAGATATAGTTATGAAGATGCCATTACATTCATCCGTAAGCGTAAATACCTGCTCGACGGCGTGGTATTAAGCGGCGGTGAATGCACATTGCATAAGCAGTTACCTGCTTTTTGCAGACAACTAAAAGATGAAGGTATGTTGATCAAGATCGACACCAATGGTACTAATCCTGATCTCATCCTCGATCTGCAGACTGATGGCCTGGTTGATTACATTGCATTGGATTATAAAGCGCCTGCCGCTAAACATGCGTCCATCACTCAATCTTCATTGTATGCGAGATTTGAAAGTTTTTTAAAGATATTGTTAAAAAGCAATATCCCTTTTGAGATCAGGACAACTGTTCATACGGACCTGCTCAATGAAGAAGACCTGCAGGAGATGATTGCTTTTTTGGAAAAGGAAGGATTCGCAGGGAAATTATTCATTCAACATTTTGTGAATGATTCACGGACGATCGGACAACTACGGAATATAGCCGGCAAAATAGATCCTGGTAAATTTGCATCCGGTGGCATAGAAATGGTGTTTAGAAATTAA
- a CDS encoding SusD/RagB family nutrient-binding outer membrane lipoprotein, translated as MTKHISKIAAMAIAVCVGFSSCTKKFDTINTNPDKASSASSEWLATNILTSVTSKDISQGTNFRQPFTLGKYIGWTELVSDYQYNRMIRVDFGRLLVLRDVEPMIKNAGNENLKKTYEGFGHFIRAWQFFQTTMQVGDIPYTEAVQGSAGLIKAKYDTQKEVFRGILNELDQADELLSGAVNFSGDFIYQGDVDKWRRLANSFQLYVLINLYKKTDDTELDVINKFKTVAARPLMRDFNDNFAVTYTASAGYCYPWSSTPAQLNSFLSYPVLSSYLLDPMKATADRRLFYMAEPSPAQIAAGQTASDYSAYLGIDPADELGVIVTNKNAGKFCAVNKRYEEMYNAEPVGLLNYWDIQFILAEAAVRGWISGADAQTFYANGIKSHMQFLKKYAPASYAHGMAMDDNYINDFPATIALTGTADNQIKQIITQKYIAGFFQNSDYTAWYENRRTGYPVFTLNTSTNLNTPASVFPLRWMYPQKELDYNAGNVTKALQDQFNGNDDPSNAMWLLK; from the coding sequence ATGACTAAGCATATATCTAAAATAGCTGCTATGGCAATAGCCGTTTGTGTCGGTTTCAGCAGCTGTACCAAAAAGTTCGATACCATTAACACCAATCCTGATAAGGCATCTTCCGCCTCTTCTGAGTGGCTGGCCACCAATATCCTCACTTCGGTGACATCGAAGGATATTTCGCAGGGGACCAACTTCCGCCAGCCCTTTACCCTGGGGAAATATATTGGCTGGACAGAACTGGTGAGTGACTATCAGTACAACAGGATGATACGGGTGGATTTTGGAAGATTGCTGGTGCTGCGGGACGTAGAACCAATGATCAAAAATGCAGGCAATGAAAATCTGAAAAAGACTTACGAAGGTTTCGGGCATTTTATCCGTGCATGGCAGTTTTTTCAGACCACGATGCAGGTAGGTGATATCCCTTACACAGAAGCTGTTCAGGGCTCTGCAGGGCTTATTAAAGCGAAATACGATACCCAGAAGGAGGTGTTCCGGGGCATACTGAACGAGCTGGACCAGGCAGATGAGCTGTTGTCTGGCGCTGTTAATTTCTCCGGCGACTTCATTTACCAGGGTGACGTTGATAAATGGAGAAGGTTGGCCAACAGTTTCCAGCTATATGTATTGATCAATCTTTATAAGAAGACTGATGATACGGAACTGGATGTGATCAATAAATTTAAAACTGTTGCTGCCCGCCCGCTGATGAGGGACTTCAACGACAACTTCGCAGTTACCTACACCGCATCTGCAGGTTACTGCTACCCATGGAGCAGCACTCCTGCACAGTTGAACTCTTTCCTGAGTTACCCTGTACTTTCCAGTTACCTGTTGGATCCTATGAAAGCAACTGCCGACAGGCGCCTGTTCTATATGGCAGAACCTTCGCCGGCACAGATCGCAGCTGGTCAAACTGCTTCAGATTACAGCGCCTACCTGGGTATTGACCCCGCTGATGAATTGGGTGTGATCGTAACTAATAAGAATGCCGGTAAATTCTGCGCCGTTAATAAACGTTACGAGGAAATGTACAATGCCGAACCGGTTGGTTTGCTGAACTATTGGGATATTCAGTTCATTCTCGCTGAAGCAGCTGTACGGGGCTGGATTTCAGGTGCCGACGCACAGACCTTCTATGCCAACGGTATAAAAAGCCACATGCAGTTCCTGAAAAAGTATGCCCCTGCGTCTTATGCACACGGCATGGCAATGGATGACAACTATATCAACGATTTCCCCGCTACAATTGCACTCACGGGAACTGCAGATAACCAGATCAAACAGATCATTACACAGAAGTATATTGCAGGCTTCTTTCAGAACTCCGACTATACCGCCTGGTATGAAAACAGGCGTACAGGATATCCGGTGTTTACGCTTAATACAAGTACGAACCTGAACACTCCCGCCAGTGTATTTCCTTTAAGATGGATGTATCCTCAGAAGGAGCTGGATTATAACGCCGGAAATGTTACAAAAGCGTTGCAGGATCAGTTCAATGGGAATGATGACCCGAGCAATGCAATGTGGTTGCTGAAATAA
- a CDS encoding SusC/RagA family TonB-linked outer membrane protein, with protein sequence MTLRYFKRLLVVLLLAVTSQAYAQKAVPVIDALKAITREYKTDFVYDPQVVRNKTTTYNISNFAGKKLEDVLKGILYPNGLVFLYVKPNYYTIVEKDRVGEYLAPVQNLKNEDKQVVPLVQKIKVSGVVTDGTQAIPNAVVLEKGTGNGIMTQPDGSYSISVANPDATLVFSLIGFTTREELVGERTRIDVKLEGASKQLGEVVVTALGVKRDEKALGYAVQSVKGSTMQTVKGVDLGTSLTGQVSGLTVKNSTEFNGTPKLEMRGETPLLVIDGVPYGNMTMRDIPTDDIESINMLKGPTAAALYGSRGAAGAVMISTRRSREELLTIDVNSNTMFNLGYLALPEVQSSYGHGLDGKINTDYVWGPKLDIGQTATQWNPVTKQNENMPLVSSGRDNLKNFMQTGLITNNSISVTKGGRNGFFRAGLNHVYNKGQFPNQKLNIINYTMSGEMKAGEKFSLESHMGYTRTTAPQLWGSAYDQQGYIYQILMWTGPDYDIRQYKDYWIIPNQKQNWLYTAWYDNPYLIAYEKLRSTEQNKLNASLTMNYNFSKDLKLIFRNGYDYYKNEDVIRNPAGINSTRGMTIGNTFGFDFSGKGLYGQNQSWGSSINSDLLLTYNKPLGKWNFDALGGASIFYYKQREQGAKTRNGLAVPGWYSLANAVPSATAGVDGIVNNYGTWAKQTNSIYGKATLSWNSAVFIDITGRNDWSSTQAEDQRSYFYPSVATSVLMSEFMKMPRWIDMWKVRGSWTMTKTPLDVYANNLAYTINNSWGTLSATTPDNLTGSHLLPTTTRTWEFGTAAYLLNKRLHVDVAYFTKLYYNNQIKQTLAPSSGYATTLINTGETYARRGIEITLDGTVIKKGRLQWNSMVNFSTQNRYFVDIDPVYSAKNLWTKSGGRMDVLAYTQKALRDPQGNVIHQAGLPMLSNYTQQYGYTDPNFVFGFINNVAYGNWNLNISIDGRIGGMMYDYIYAKMFDTGANPETDNNHRYDEVVNGLKNYVGKGVKVVSGEVTYDNNGKITKDTRQYATNDIPVSYQAYTRKWGNSYENGVMKKSFVKVREISLGYRVPQTWFGHSGIKNASVALTGQNLFLFTRFKYSDPDVDTENMNAPAQRMVGFNVKVGF encoded by the coding sequence ATGACGCTGCGCTATTTTAAGCGGTTGCTTGTAGTGCTGTTACTGGCTGTTACCAGCCAGGCGTACGCACAAAAAGCTGTCCCTGTAATTGATGCCTTGAAAGCTATTACCCGAGAGTACAAAACCGATTTTGTCTATGATCCGCAGGTTGTCAGAAATAAGACAACCACCTACAACATCAGCAACTTTGCAGGAAAGAAGCTGGAAGATGTATTAAAAGGAATATTATATCCGAATGGGCTGGTATTCCTGTATGTAAAACCTAACTACTACACTATTGTAGAAAAAGACAGGGTAGGCGAGTACCTGGCGCCTGTGCAAAATTTAAAGAATGAAGATAAACAGGTCGTCCCGCTTGTACAGAAGATCAAAGTAAGCGGTGTAGTAACGGATGGCACTCAGGCTATTCCTAATGCCGTTGTATTGGAAAAAGGAACCGGCAATGGTATTATGACCCAACCTGACGGTAGCTATTCCATCTCCGTTGCCAACCCTGACGCTACCCTGGTTTTTTCCCTGATAGGTTTTACCACCCGCGAGGAACTGGTGGGGGAACGTACCCGCATTGATGTAAAGCTGGAGGGTGCTTCCAAACAACTGGGCGAAGTGGTGGTAACTGCACTTGGGGTGAAACGAGACGAGAAGGCCTTAGGATATGCGGTACAATCTGTAAAAGGCAGCACAATGCAGACGGTGAAAGGGGTAGATCTTGGAACATCGCTTACAGGACAGGTTTCCGGCCTCACTGTTAAGAACTCCACAGAGTTCAACGGCACTCCCAAACTGGAAATGCGTGGGGAAACGCCGCTATTGGTAATAGACGGTGTGCCGTATGGTAATATGACGATGCGCGACATTCCGACGGATGATATTGAAAGTATTAACATGCTGAAGGGCCCTACTGCAGCGGCCTTATATGGCTCCCGCGGCGCTGCCGGTGCGGTAATGATCTCCACCAGGCGCAGCAGGGAAGAGCTGCTTACCATCGATGTAAACAGCAATACCATGTTCAATCTGGGGTACCTGGCACTTCCGGAAGTACAATCCTCCTATGGCCATGGTCTGGACGGTAAGATCAACACCGATTATGTCTGGGGGCCTAAGCTTGACATAGGACAGACAGCTACGCAATGGAACCCCGTTACAAAGCAGAATGAGAATATGCCACTGGTGTCCAGCGGTAGAGATAACCTGAAGAATTTCATGCAGACAGGCCTGATCACCAACAACAGCATCAGTGTTACCAAAGGTGGCCGGAATGGCTTTTTCAGGGCGGGACTGAACCACGTCTATAACAAAGGACAGTTCCCTAACCAGAAGCTCAACATCATTAACTACACCATGAGCGGCGAAATGAAAGCAGGTGAGAAATTCTCCCTGGAAAGCCACATGGGGTATACCCGTACTACGGCCCCCCAGCTGTGGGGCAGCGCCTACGATCAGCAAGGCTATATCTACCAGATATTAATGTGGACAGGACCAGATTATGACATCCGCCAGTACAAGGATTATTGGATTATACCTAACCAGAAACAGAACTGGTTGTACACCGCCTGGTACGACAATCCATACCTGATCGCTTACGAAAAGCTGAGAAGTACTGAGCAGAACAAACTGAATGCAAGTCTGACCATGAACTACAACTTCTCCAAAGACCTCAAACTGATATTCAGGAATGGATATGATTACTACAAGAACGAGGATGTAATCCGGAACCCGGCTGGTATCAACTCCACCAGGGGGATGACCATTGGGAATACTTTCGGATTTGATTTCAGCGGTAAAGGTTTATATGGCCAGAACCAAAGCTGGGGTAGCAGTATTAACAGCGATCTCTTACTTACCTATAACAAGCCGCTCGGGAAATGGAATTTCGACGCATTGGGTGGCGCCAGTATTTTCTATTACAAGCAAAGAGAACAGGGCGCCAAAACAAGGAACGGCCTGGCCGTTCCGGGCTGGTACTCCCTGGCAAACGCCGTCCCTTCAGCAACAGCCGGCGTTGACGGCATTGTTAATAACTACGGTACCTGGGCAAAACAAACTAACTCAATCTATGGTAAAGCCACACTATCCTGGAACAGCGCAGTATTCATTGATATCACGGGAAGGAATGACTGGAGCTCCACCCAGGCGGAGGACCAGCGCTCTTACTTCTATCCCTCTGTTGCCACAAGTGTATTAATGTCTGAGTTTATGAAAATGCCGCGCTGGATCGATATGTGGAAAGTAAGGGGCTCGTGGACGATGACTAAAACACCGCTGGACGTTTACGCCAATAACCTGGCCTATACCATTAATAACAGCTGGGGGACGCTTAGCGCTACAACGCCTGATAACCTGACGGGAAGCCACCTGCTACCTACCACAACAAGGACCTGGGAATTCGGTACTGCTGCCTACCTGTTAAACAAACGCCTGCATGTGGATGTGGCTTACTTCACCAAGCTATATTACAACAACCAGATCAAACAAACCCTCGCTCCGTCTTCCGGCTACGCTACGACCCTTATCAATACAGGTGAGACCTACGCAAGACGAGGTATTGAGATAACACTGGATGGTACCGTAATAAAGAAAGGCAGGCTACAATGGAATTCTATGGTGAATTTTTCCACGCAGAACAGGTACTTTGTGGATATTGACCCGGTTTATTCTGCTAAGAACCTCTGGACCAAATCGGGTGGCCGTATGGATGTATTAGCCTATACCCAGAAAGCGCTCAGGGATCCTCAGGGGAATGTGATCCATCAGGCCGGTTTGCCTATGTTGAGTAACTATACACAGCAGTATGGTTACACAGATCCTAATTTTGTATTCGGCTTCATTAACAATGTAGCCTATGGTAACTGGAACCTTAATATCAGTATTGATGGCCGTATCGGTGGTATGATGTACGATTATATCTACGCCAAGATGTTCGATACAGGCGCCAATCCTGAAACAGATAATAACCATCGCTATGATGAAGTGGTGAATGGCTTGAAGAACTATGTTGGTAAGGGTGTGAAGGTGGTCAGCGGTGAAGTAACCTATGACAACAACGGAAAGATCACCAAAGACACCCGTCAATATGCCACTAATGATATTCCTGTAAGCTACCAGGCCTATACACGTAAATGGGGTAACTCTTACGAGAATGGTGTAATGAAAAAGAGCTTTGTAAAGGTCCGCGAAATTTCACTTGGGTACAGGGTACCACAAACCTGGTTTGGTCACTCAGGTATCAAGAATGCCTCGGTTGCGCTCACCGGACAAAACCTGTTCCTGTTCACCAGATTCAAATACTCAGATCCGGACGTCGATACCGAAAATATGAACGCTCCTGCACAACGTATGGTAGGTTTTAACGTTAAGGTTGGCTTCTAA
- a CDS encoding FecR family protein, with protein sequence MKKESIAHKYVHYKESDFLADSYFQEWVYQPSADHETFWQKVIKALPQQKETIENARLYLKSISFVAHTPTDEEVERTWEKHLQLLQTLPAPSDKVHFLSRRTLFRAAAVLTGIIVITGAWLIFRHGGKEQIVASTAFGEIKQVRLPDGSQVDLNANSKITYSEHWEKGSNREVWLEGEGLFSVRPVNNSEKFLVHIKDLTVTVLGTVFDIRQRRSKTEVVLQSGKIKLSFANGNEQDIIMTPGQIVSYNDVEKKSFTTSTSPEKFSAWKNQRLILQDPKVSEILTYLEDTFGKKIIMEDPALSNRTVNGPILISSLDDALFVLSTVLNTEVVKRDSTTIIMRPRSSR encoded by the coding sequence ATGAAAAAAGAATCCATAGCACATAAATATGTTCACTATAAGGAAAGCGATTTTCTTGCGGATTCCTATTTCCAGGAATGGGTGTATCAACCTTCTGCAGATCATGAAACGTTTTGGCAGAAAGTGATCAAGGCCCTTCCCCAGCAAAAGGAAACCATTGAAAACGCCCGCTTATACCTGAAAAGTATCTCGTTTGTGGCTCACACACCTACAGATGAAGAGGTAGAAAGGACCTGGGAAAAACATTTGCAGCTCCTGCAAACCCTGCCTGCACCGTCTGATAAGGTACATTTCCTTTCACGCCGTACCCTGTTCAGAGCCGCCGCTGTACTAACTGGTATAATAGTCATTACTGGCGCCTGGCTCATTTTCCGTCATGGCGGTAAAGAGCAGATCGTTGCCAGCACCGCTTTCGGGGAAATAAAACAGGTCAGGTTGCCGGATGGATCGCAGGTTGACCTGAACGCCAATTCAAAGATCACTTATAGTGAGCATTGGGAAAAAGGCAGCAACAGGGAGGTATGGCTGGAAGGTGAAGGCCTTTTCAGTGTAAGGCCTGTTAATAACAGCGAGAAATTCCTCGTCCATATCAAAGATCTTACTGTCACCGTTCTGGGCACCGTCTTCGACATCAGGCAAAGGCGCAGCAAAACGGAGGTAGTATTGCAAAGCGGGAAAATAAAACTAAGCTTTGCCAACGGTAATGAACAGGATATCATCATGACGCCCGGGCAGATTGTATCGTACAACGACGTGGAGAAGAAATCATTTACAACCAGTACCTCGCCTGAAAAATTCAGCGCATGGAAGAACCAGCGGCTGATCCTGCAGGATCCTAAAGTAAGTGAGATCCTTACTTACCTGGAAGATACTTTCGGAAAGAAAATAATTATGGAAGACCCGGCGCTAAGTAACAGGACCGTAAACGGTCCCATTCTTATATCCTCACTGGACGATGCGCTATTCGTCCTTTCCACCGTACTGAACACCGAGGTGGTGAAACGGGATAGCACGACCATCATCATGCGCCCCCGCAGCTCCAGATAA
- a CDS encoding RNA polymerase sigma factor: MDNPVFQHIMNGDIDAYSGLYKEYYRRFYNYGRKFTSNTHLIEDSIQEVFLDLWNRRNKLSHVDSPNFYLYSSFRYVLIKKIRQHDKIVLNQSAEVDYEFSSEHVIISNELNEELQIKLQKAIKTLTGRQLEAIFLKYYEGLSYKEVASILNISVKATYKIVARSLLALKEKVIIFLLLF, from the coding sequence ATGGACAATCCGGTTTTCCAGCATATTATGAATGGCGACATTGACGCCTACTCCGGATTGTACAAAGAGTATTACAGGCGTTTCTACAATTATGGCAGGAAGTTCACCAGCAACACTCATCTTATAGAAGACAGTATACAGGAAGTATTCCTTGATCTGTGGAACAGGCGGAATAAACTATCGCATGTAGATTCACCCAATTTTTATCTCTACTCATCATTCCGCTACGTTCTCATAAAAAAAATCAGGCAGCATGATAAAATTGTATTAAATCAGTCTGCAGAAGTAGATTATGAATTCTCCAGTGAGCATGTGATCATCAGTAATGAGCTTAACGAGGAGCTGCAAATTAAACTACAAAAAGCAATTAAAACACTGACAGGCCGGCAGCTGGAAGCGATATTCCTGAAGTATTACGAAGGACTTTCCTATAAGGAAGTGGCATCCATCCTTAATATTTCAGTTAAAGCTACTTATAAGATCGTGGCAAGGAGCCTTTTAGCGCTGAAAGAAAAGGTTATAATCTTTTTATTATTATTCTAA